The Streptomyces sp. NBC_01255 genome window below encodes:
- a CDS encoding urea amidolyase associated protein UAAP2, whose product MTTAISPPGRVVSDDIVPARAAWSAVVRKGHTLTVTDLHGNQAADFLLYDAHDTSVRYSAPDTIQAQGNLFLTTGSVLLSNEHTPLMTVVEDTCGRHDTIGGACSKESNTLRYGHHTWSQHACVENFLAEGARHGLGKRDLVSNINWFMNVPVEQDGTLGIVDGLSAPGLRVVLRAETDVLALLSNCPQINNPCNGFEPTAVRMTITGPHESGQSGQSDESDEVGTR is encoded by the coding sequence ATGACCACCGCCATCAGCCCTCCGGGCCGCGTCGTCTCCGACGACATCGTCCCCGCCCGCGCCGCCTGGTCCGCGGTCGTCCGCAAGGGCCACACGCTGACCGTCACCGACCTCCACGGCAACCAGGCCGCGGACTTCCTCCTCTACGACGCGCACGACACCTCCGTGCGCTACAGCGCCCCCGACACGATCCAGGCCCAGGGCAACCTCTTCCTGACCACCGGCTCGGTGCTGCTGTCCAACGAGCACACCCCGCTGATGACCGTCGTCGAGGACACCTGCGGACGGCACGACACCATCGGCGGTGCCTGCTCCAAGGAGTCCAACACCCTCCGCTACGGCCACCACACCTGGTCGCAGCACGCCTGCGTGGAGAACTTCCTCGCCGAAGGCGCCCGGCACGGGCTCGGCAAGCGCGACCTGGTCTCCAACATCAACTGGTTCATGAACGTGCCGGTCGAGCAGGACGGCACCCTCGGCATCGTCGACGGCCTCTCGGCCCCGGGACTGCGGGTCGTGCTGCGCGCCGAGACCGACGTCCTCGCGCTGCTCTCCAACTGCCCGCAGATCAACAACCCCTGCAACGGATTCGAACCGACGGCCGTACGGATGACGATCACCGGGCCGCACGAGAGCGGCCAGAGCGGCCAGAGCGACGAGAGCGACGAGGTCGGCACACGATGA
- the uca gene encoding urea carboxylase: MTFDTLLVANRGEIAVRVIRTARRLGLRTVAVYSDADRGAEHVRLADEAVRLGPAPAKESYLDADLVLRAAKDTGAGAVHPGYGFLSEDADFARRCADAGIVFVGPTPGQLELFGAKHTARAAAQAAGVPLAPGTGLLPDVAAALAAAEDIGYPVMLKATGGGGGIGMRACHGADDLADAWERVQRVAAASFSSAGVFLERLVERARHVEVQVFGDGHGKVVTFGDRDCSLQRRNQKVLEEAPAPGLPDRVRRGLAEAARDLCASVDYRSAGTVEFVYDAAREEAYFLEVNTRLQVEHPVTEEIHGVDLVEWMLRLAQGDTAVVTEPPAPAGHAVEARIYAEDPSRDHRPSAGLLTRVAFPPGVRVDTWVETGTEVTTAYDPMLAKVVAHGADRAEALDRLDAALAATRVDGIETNLGLVRAALRDTAVRSAVHSTASLATIGDPTPRIEVVAPGTLTTVQDWPGRTGYWQVGVPPGGPMDDLSFRLGNTALGNDEGAPGLECTLQGPSLRFTHPTTVCVTGAPAHVTIDGTSVPQWEPVTVDAGQTLAVGAPDERGLRTYVLFAGGLDVPEFLGSAATFTLGRFGGHGGRALRAADVLHGGEARTETSVVPLDERPVLGGTWRIGAVEGPHAAPEFFTEDDIRDFYAADWKVHFNSARTGVRLVGPKPRWARADGGEAGLHPSNIHDTPYSVGAVDYTGDMPVLLGPDGPSLGGFVCPATVVTGQRWKLGQLRPGDTVRFVPVTAEEAGELRRHPAAAPRADREAIVDGGVLARLAENDGRPAVTYRRSGDDNLLIEYGPMQLDLALRMRVHALAEALAARGLPGVVDLTPGIRSLQIQINPDVLSQRALLDAVLRVEEELPATDELVVPSRTVHLPLSWDDPATREAIARYTAGVRDDAPWCPSNIEFIRRVNGLETADDVYRTVFDAEYLVLGLGDVYLGAPVATPLDPRHRLVTTKYNPARTWTAENSVGIGGAYLCIYGMEGPGGYQFVGRTTQVWSGWQQRGAFEPGKPWLMRFFDRIKWYPVGADELLELRADITSGRFVPKTEGGTFSLADYRAFLDENAASIAAFRVRQSTAFGAERDAWEAAGEFARAEAAAEVTPPTADITVPEGGRLVEAEFTACVWQVDVQVGDRVSAGQQLVALEAMKMEAPVAAPADGIVAEILIKPGSQVEAGTALVVLAPVETAEATA; this comes from the coding sequence ATGACATTCGACACCCTGCTGGTCGCCAACCGCGGCGAGATCGCGGTACGCGTCATCCGCACCGCCCGGCGGCTCGGTCTGCGTACCGTCGCCGTGTACTCCGACGCGGACCGCGGCGCCGAGCACGTCCGGCTGGCCGACGAGGCCGTCCGGCTCGGGCCCGCGCCCGCCAAGGAGTCCTACCTCGACGCCGACCTGGTCCTGAGGGCCGCCAAGGACACCGGCGCCGGCGCCGTCCACCCCGGCTACGGGTTCCTGTCCGAGGACGCCGACTTCGCCCGCCGCTGCGCCGACGCCGGCATCGTCTTCGTCGGCCCCACCCCCGGACAGCTGGAGCTGTTCGGCGCGAAGCACACCGCACGCGCCGCCGCCCAGGCGGCCGGGGTGCCGCTCGCGCCCGGCACCGGGCTTCTCCCCGATGTGGCCGCGGCCCTCGCGGCGGCCGAGGACATCGGCTATCCGGTGATGCTCAAGGCGACCGGCGGCGGTGGCGGCATCGGCATGCGCGCCTGCCACGGCGCGGACGACCTCGCCGACGCCTGGGAACGGGTGCAGCGGGTGGCCGCGGCCTCCTTCTCCTCCGCCGGCGTCTTCCTGGAGCGGCTCGTCGAGCGGGCCCGCCACGTCGAGGTGCAGGTCTTCGGCGACGGGCACGGCAAGGTCGTCACCTTCGGCGACCGCGACTGCTCGCTCCAGCGCCGCAACCAGAAGGTCCTGGAGGAGGCTCCGGCGCCCGGCCTGCCGGACCGTGTCCGCCGCGGACTGGCCGAGGCCGCCCGTGACCTGTGCGCCTCCGTGGACTACCGCTCCGCCGGCACGGTCGAGTTCGTGTACGACGCCGCCCGCGAGGAGGCGTACTTCCTGGAGGTCAACACCCGGCTCCAGGTCGAACACCCGGTCACCGAGGAGATCCACGGCGTCGACCTGGTCGAGTGGATGCTGCGGCTCGCCCAGGGCGACACCGCGGTCGTCACCGAACCCCCCGCGCCCGCGGGACACGCCGTCGAGGCCCGCATCTACGCCGAAGACCCCTCCCGCGACCACCGCCCCAGCGCCGGCCTGCTGACCCGGGTCGCCTTCCCCCCGGGCGTCCGCGTGGACACCTGGGTGGAGACCGGCACGGAGGTCACCACCGCGTACGACCCGATGCTCGCCAAGGTCGTCGCGCACGGCGCCGACCGCGCCGAGGCACTCGACCGGCTGGACGCGGCGCTCGCCGCGACCCGTGTCGACGGCATCGAGACGAACCTCGGCCTGGTGCGGGCCGCGCTCCGGGACACCGCGGTGCGCTCCGCCGTGCACTCGACCGCCTCGCTCGCGACGATCGGCGACCCGACGCCGCGCATCGAGGTCGTCGCGCCGGGCACCCTCACGACCGTGCAGGACTGGCCGGGGCGCACCGGCTACTGGCAGGTCGGCGTCCCGCCGGGCGGCCCGATGGACGACCTGTCCTTCCGGCTCGGCAACACCGCGCTCGGCAACGACGAGGGCGCCCCCGGCCTTGAGTGCACCCTCCAGGGCCCCTCCCTGAGGTTCACCCACCCGACGACGGTCTGCGTCACCGGCGCCCCCGCGCACGTGACGATCGACGGCACCTCCGTGCCGCAGTGGGAGCCGGTCACCGTCGACGCCGGACAGACCCTCGCCGTCGGGGCCCCCGACGAGCGGGGCCTGCGCACGTACGTGCTGTTCGCGGGCGGCCTGGACGTACCGGAGTTCCTGGGCAGCGCCGCCACGTTCACCCTCGGCCGGTTCGGGGGACACGGCGGCCGCGCGCTGCGCGCCGCCGACGTCCTGCACGGCGGCGAGGCCCGTACGGAGACCTCCGTCGTCCCCCTTGACGAGCGCCCGGTCCTCGGCGGTACGTGGCGGATCGGCGCGGTCGAAGGGCCGCACGCCGCACCCGAGTTCTTCACCGAGGACGACATCCGCGACTTCTACGCCGCCGACTGGAAGGTGCACTTCAACTCGGCGCGCACCGGCGTCCGCCTGGTCGGCCCCAAGCCGCGCTGGGCACGCGCGGACGGCGGCGAGGCGGGCCTCCACCCGTCCAACATCCACGACACGCCGTACTCCGTCGGCGCCGTCGACTACACCGGCGACATGCCCGTCCTCCTCGGCCCCGACGGGCCCTCCCTCGGCGGCTTCGTCTGCCCGGCGACGGTCGTCACCGGGCAGCGCTGGAAGCTCGGCCAGCTCCGGCCCGGCGATACGGTCCGCTTCGTCCCGGTCACCGCGGAGGAGGCCGGCGAGCTGCGCCGTCACCCCGCCGCGGCACCGCGGGCCGACCGTGAGGCCATTGTCGACGGCGGAGTCCTCGCGCGTCTGGCGGAGAACGACGGCCGCCCGGCGGTCACGTACCGGCGCAGCGGCGACGACAATCTCCTCATCGAGTACGGGCCCATGCAGCTCGACCTGGCGCTGCGCATGCGCGTCCACGCGCTCGCGGAGGCACTGGCCGCGCGCGGGCTGCCCGGCGTCGTCGACCTGACCCCGGGCATCCGCTCTCTCCAGATCCAGATCAACCCCGACGTGCTGTCCCAGCGGGCCCTCCTCGACGCCGTGCTGCGCGTGGAGGAGGAACTCCCCGCCACCGACGAGCTGGTGGTGCCCAGCCGGACCGTGCACCTCCCGCTGTCCTGGGACGACCCGGCGACCCGCGAGGCCATCGCCCGCTACACGGCCGGCGTGCGCGACGACGCCCCGTGGTGCCCCTCGAACATCGAGTTCATCCGCCGCGTCAACGGCCTGGAGACGGCCGACGACGTGTACCGCACCGTCTTCGACGCCGAATACCTCGTCCTGGGCCTGGGCGACGTCTACCTCGGAGCGCCCGTCGCGACCCCTCTCGACCCCCGCCACCGGCTGGTCACGACCAAGTACAACCCGGCCCGCACCTGGACCGCGGAGAACTCGGTCGGCATCGGAGGCGCGTACCTGTGCATCTACGGCATGGAGGGCCCCGGCGGCTACCAGTTCGTCGGCCGCACCACGCAGGTGTGGTCGGGCTGGCAGCAGCGCGGCGCCTTCGAACCGGGCAAGCCCTGGCTGATGCGCTTCTTCGACCGGATCAAGTGGTACCCGGTCGGGGCCGACGAACTCCTGGAACTGCGCGCGGACATCACCTCCGGCAGGTTCGTGCCGAAGACCGAGGGAGGCACCTTCTCGCTCGCCGACTACCGCGCCTTCCTCGACGAGAACGCCGCGTCGATCGCCGCGTTCCGCGTCCGGCAGAGCACGGCGTTCGGCGCCGAACGCGACGCCTGGGAGGCCGCCGGCGAGTTCGCCCGTGCCGAGGCCGCCGCCGAGGTCACGCCGCCGACCGCCGACATCACGGTGCCCGAGGGCGGCCGCCTGGTCGAGGCCGAGTTCACCGCCTGCGTCTGGCAGGTCGACGTCCAGGTGGGGGACCGGGTGTCGGCGGGTCAGCAGCTGGTCGCGCTCGAGGCGATGAAGATGGAGGCGCCGGTAGCGGCGCCCGCCGACGGCATCGTCGCGGAGATCCTGATCAAACCGGGCAGCCAGGTCGAGGCGGGAACCGCGCTCGTCGTCCTCGCTCCCGTCGAGACCGCGGAGGCGACAGCATGA